In Erigeron canadensis isolate Cc75 chromosome 6, C_canadensis_v1, whole genome shotgun sequence, the following are encoded in one genomic region:
- the LOC122603019 gene encoding uncharacterized protein LOC122603019: protein MPSGEDAIRKKKNKLIRKKLRSESNKVSNRIAAIIAQKKRRQSGKRRMCQGMCFSLPTLEDPFNDGLMNKDVKKKDKKKKTKKDKQSKNVDIVTENGSDVSQNKRKANQSIGSKGKGEISKRARVKIESTQRDKKGSDTKLNGNVTKDEGCPSKFLISCLKTVQDMMLHNEAFERGKPLFFDSWGFEFWRCHSSGTHVLETRGGASMEQIAWIGASAVDTITRKEKEGVSFTSPYLLFLVPSQEKATQVRAVCKPMKAFGIHTVSLHPGASVDHQVLGLKTCEPEFIVCTPDRLLELVSMEAIDISGVRSLIIDELDPSTGDAYLDSIKSIRKLISVDPHTVLFTSGLIDTYLSAISSLLPSPMCKLS from the exons atgccTTCAGGAGAAGATGCaattaggaaaaagaaaaacaaattaatcaGAAAGAAGCTGCGTagcgagtcaaacaaagtctcTAATCGTATCGCCGCCATTATCGCTCAGAAAAAACGCCGCCAATCTGGCAAACGCAGAATGTGTCAG GGGATGTGTTTTAGCCTCCCCACACTCGAAGATCCATTTAATGATGGCCTTATGAATAAGGATGTTAAGAAAAAGgacaagaagaaaaagactAAGAAAGATAAGCAATCTAAAAATGTTGATATTGTGACTGAAAATGGAAGCGATGTTTCCCAGAATAAGAGGAAGGCCAACCAGTCTATAGGATCAAAAGGAAAAGGCGAGATATCAAAGAGGGCGAGGGTTAAGATTGAGTCAACACAGCGAGATAAGAAAGGAAGCGACACAAAGCTTAATGGGAATGTTACCAAGGATGAAGGTTGCCcatcaaaatttttgatttcGTGTTTGAAGACGGTACAAGATATGATGCTTCATAATGAAGCTTTTGAACGTGGTAAACCTTTGTTTTTTGACTCATGGGGGTTTGAATTTTGGAGATGCCATTCGAGTGGAACACATGTGTTGGAGACAAGAGGAGGTGCTTCTATGGAGCAAATTGCGTGGATAGGTGCATCTGCTGTTGATACCATTACAAGAAAGGAAAAAGAAGGTGTATCTTTTACGAGCCCTTACCTTTTGTTTCTTGTACCTTCACAAGAAAAAGCAACACAG GTACGTGCTGTGTGCAAGCCTATGAAGGCATTCGGAATACATACTGTGAGTCTACATCCTGGTGCCTCTGTAGATCATCAAGTTCTTGG ATTAAAAACTTGTGAGCCAGAATTCATTGTATGCACGCCGGACAGGCTTTTGGAGCTTGTTTCCATGGAGGCCATTGATATTTCCGGAGTTCGTTCACTG ATTATTGATGAACTGGATCCTTCTACCGGAGATGCTTACCTTGATAGCATCAAATCTATTCGGAAGCTTATTTCTGTTGACCCACATACGGTGCTTTTTACAAGTGGGTTGATCGATACATATTTATCTGCCATATCAAGTCTTCTGCCAAGCCCAATGTGTAAATTGTCATGA
- the LOC122604846 gene encoding serine/threonine-protein kinase TOUSLED-like — MDDSCDHGTKQYAEDDILREEPLQQQQEEVQEITSEMYERALLQEENTSLRAKVTTLEHDLRESRQEASEYQHLCQQLEKELKELRNNELQVKPKRLKVISDLLISVSKDERKEARMKVRHDSKRLGNAKVIRAGTVISETWEDGQVIKDLNARQRHFLELKEDIERQRKSLKKSQPDKGDGSDAESGAPEEDIIIQDEIYESRLASIKREEEFYLRERDRYELEKGALIYEMKRIRDEDGSRFNNYQILNHRYALLNLLGKGGFSEVYKAFNLVEYRYVACKLHSLNAQWSEDKKQSYIHDAIQEYNIHKTFIHHHIVRLWDFFEIDQNTFCTILEYCSGKDLNAVLKATPMLPEKEARIIIFQIFQGLVYLNKRNQQIIHYNLKPGNVLFDEFGVAKVTDHGLSKIMEDDVGSQGMKLTSQGAGTYWYLPPECFELNKIPLISSKVDVWSTGIILYQMLFGRHPFGHDQTQDRILCEDTIIKARKVEFPSSPSVSNEAKEFIRGCLTYNQEDRPDVLNVAQYPFVCF; from the exons ATGGAT GATTCTTGCGATCATGGGACTAAACAATATGCAGAGGATGATATTCTCAGAGAAGAACcactacaacaacaacaagaagaagTGCAAGAGATAACTTCTGAAATGTATGAACGTGCTTTGTTGCAg GAGGAAAACACATCACTACGCGCCAAGGTAACGACCCTAGAGCACGACTTACGTGAATCACGCCAAGAGGCCTCGGAATATCAACATCTATGCCAACAGTTGGAAAAG GAACTTAAGGAGCTAAGAAATAATGAACTGCAGGTGAAACCAAAG AGACTGAAAGTAATATCTGATCTGCTGATATCTGTGTCTAAAGATGAGCGAAAAGAAGCAAGAATGAAAGTTCGGCATGATTCAAAGAGACTTGGCAATGCCAAAGTTATTAG AGCCGGAACAGTCATATCTGAGACCTGGGAAGATGGGCAAGTTATTAAAGATCTTAATGCTCGACAA AGGCATTTTCTAGAGTTGAAGGAGGATATTGAGAGGCAGCGGAAGTCATTAAAGAAAAGTCAGCCAG ATAAGGGTGATGGAAGTGATGCTGAATCAGGAGCTCCAGAAGAAGATATCATCATCCAGGATGAAATCTATGAATCCCGTCTAGCCAGCATTAAGCGT GAAGAGGAATTCTATTTGCGTGAACGAGATCGATATGAACTAGAGAAGGGAGCACTCATATATGAAATGAAACGTATTAGGGATGAGGATGGTTCTCGTTTTAATAATTACCAGATCCTGAACCATCGATATGCCCTCTTGAACCTTCTAGGGAAAGGTGGATTCAGTGAGGTGTACAAG GCGTTTAATTTGGTGGAGTATAGGTATGTGGCATGTAAGCTTCATAGCTTAAACGCCCAATGGAGTGAGGATAAGAAGCAAAGTTACATACATGATGCTATACAAGAATATAATATCCATAAAACCTTCATACACCATCACATTGTTCGTCTATGGGACTTCTTTGAGATAGATCAAAATACCTTTTGCACAATTTTGGAGTATTGCAGTG GTAAAGATCTCAATGCTGTTCTTAAAGCAACCCCTATGCTACCAGAAAAAGAAGCTAggataattatttttcaaatatttcAAGGGCTTGTTTACTTGAACAAAAGAAACCAGCAGATTATTCATTATAATTTGAAACCTGGGAATGTCCTATTTGATGAATTTGGCGTTGCAAAAGTTACTGATCATGGTCTTAGCAAGATTATGGAGGATGATGTCGGATCTCAAGGCATGAAGCTTACATCTCAGGGAGCTGGAACATATTG GTACCTTCCACCAGAATGCTTTGAGCTAAACAAGATCCCCCTCATTTCGTCGAAG GTTGATGTGTGGTCAACTGGTATTATATTGTACCAAATGCTTTTTGGAAGACATCCTTTCGGGCATGATCAGACACAAGATAGAATATTGTGTGAAGATACTATAATCAAAGCCCGAAAAGTTGAATTTCCTTCAAGCCCTTCCGTGTCAAATGAAGCAAAG gAATTTATACGGGGATGCTTAACATATAACCAGGAAGATAGACCTGATGTGTTAAATGTTGCTCAATATCCTTTTGTATGCTTTTAG
- the LOC122604034 gene encoding RNA cytidine acetyltransferase 2-like has protein sequence MRKKVDERIRTLIENGVKTRHRSIFVIIGDKSRDQIVNLHYMLSQSIVKSRPNVLWCYKDKLELSSHKHKRAKQVKKFMQRGVLDPEKADPLSLFLETAGITYCQYKDSERILGNTFGMCILQDFEALTPNLLARTIETVEGGGMIILLLQSLSSLTSLYTMVMDVHERFRTESHSLATGRFNERFLLSLASCGSCIVMDDELNILPISSHMKAVTPVPVEEDLEGLSKAERDLKDLKEQLKDDFPVGPLIKKCCTLDQGKAVMSFLDAILDKALRSTVALLAGRGRGKSAALGLAIAGAVAAGYSNIFVTAPSPENLKTLFEFVSKGFDMLEYKEHLDYDIVKSSSPELKKVTIRINIYKQHRQTIQYIQPHEHGKLSQVELLVVDEAAAIPLPIVKSLLGPYLVFLSSTVNGYEGTGRSLSLKLLQQLEEQSRASTKGSDVVPSGRLFRKIDLTEAIRYASGDPVESWLNNLLCLDIANSIPSINRLPPPSECDLYYVNRDTLFSYHKDSELFLQRMMALYVASHYKNSPNDLQLLADAPAHHLFVLLGPVNESKNQLPDILCVIQVCLEGKISKASAMRSLSAGHQPHGDQIPWKFCEQFRDKDFPSLSGARIVRIATHPNAMKLGYGSAAIELLSRYFEGQFTLISEEDVKNDPKSTHLKITEAAEEVSLREENIKPRSDLPPLLVHLRERRPEKLHYLGVSFGLTLDLFRFWRKQNFAPFYICEIPNSVTGEHTCMMLKPLDNDEIEVNGSDKLGFFGPFYRAFRSAFARLLCTPTFNTMEYKLAMSILDPKLSFADVDPSSTLSHSMYDDIIKSPISMNRLEAYVTNLVDYHLISDLKLPLAYLYFHEKLPVTLSYAQASVLLCMGLQNQDVSYAEGMMKLERQQILSFYMKVMKKFHKYLDSVTSKQFTDTLPPVKEVELKPHSVSVDEDLDEAAKEVKDDLKAKRGSVVNPDFLQRYAIADKDLDFESALQNGSGKIPSGVVSVKSSKTKAEKYGKPKEKSKNKISKDGSSSKSSKRKR, from the exons ATGAGGAAGAAAGTTGACGAACGTATTCGAACCCTAATTGAAAACGGTGTCAAAACCAGACACCGCTCCATTTTCGTTATCATTGGTGACAAGTCACGTGACCAG ATAGTGAACCTACACTACATGCTTAGTCAATCAATTGTAAAGTCCAGACCTAATGTTTTGTGGTGCTACAAGGACAAGCTTGAGCTTAGCAG TCACAAACATAAGCGGGCCAAGCAGGTGAAGAAGTTTATGCAAAGAGGCGTTTTAGACCCTGAGAAGGCTGATCCTCTCTCGCTTTTCCTTGAAACTGCGGGAATTACGTATTGTCAGTATAAGGATTCCGAGAGGATTCTCGGAAATACATTTGGAATGTGCATATTACAG gATTTCGAGGCTTTGACGCCGAATCTTTTAGCAAGAACTATAGAAACAGTTGAAGGTGGTGGCATGATTATTCTGCTGCTTCAGTCCTTGTCTTCACTCACTAGTCTATACACAATGGTCATG GATGTTCATGAGAGATTCCGTACGGAATCTCATTCTTTAGCCACTGGACGATTCAATGAACGTTTCTTACTTTCTCTTGCATCATGTGGATCATGTATAGTTATGGATGATGAGTTGAATATATTACCAATCTCATCTCATATGAAGGCAGTCACACCAGTTCCAGTGGAAGAG GACTTGGAGGGGCTTTCAAAAGCAGAGCGTGATTTAAAAGATCTAAAAGAACAGTTAAAAGATGACTTTCCTGTTGGTCCACTGATAAAAAAGTGTTGCACATTGGACCAG GGAAAAGCTGTTATGTCCTTTCTGGATGCGATATTAGATAAAGCACTGCGTAGCACAGTGGCCTTGCTTGCTGGTCGTGGGCGTGGGAAATCAGCTGCACTTGGTCTTGCAATTGCTGGAGCCGTTGCTGCAGG GTATTCAAATATTTTTGTGACTGCTCCTAGCCCCGAAAATCTAAAAACCTTGTTTGAGTTTGTATCAAAGGGATTTGATATGCTTGAGTACAAG GAACACTTGGATTATGATATTGTGAAAAGCTCAAGTCCGGagttaaaaaaagttactatcagaataaatatttacaaacagCATAGGCAAACAATTCAG TATATACAACCTCATGAACATGGAAAACTGTCACAAGTTGAACTTTTGGTAGTTGATGAAGCTGCAGCTATACCACTACCTATTGTGAAGTCTTTACTTGGGCCTTATTTGGTTTTCCTTTCTTCTACTGTTAATGG CTATGAAGGTACAGGGAGATCCTTATCTTTAAAACTGCTGCAGCAATTAGAAGAGCAGAGTCGAGCCTCTACCAAAGGCTCAGATGTGGTTCCTTCTG GACGTCTTTTCAGAAAGATAGATTTGACTGAAGCTATAAGATATGCGTCTGGTGATCCTGTTGAATCATGGCTTAACAATTTGCTTTGTTTGGACATAGCAAATTCAATTCCTAGCATCAACAG GTTACCTCCTCCCAGTGAGTGTGATCTGTATTATGTTAACCGGGATACACTCTTCTCATATCATAAAGACAGCGAGTTATTTCTGCAG AGAATGATGGCTTTATACGTTGCTTCTCACTACAAAAATTCTCCAAATGATCTTCAATTACTGGCTGATGCTCCAGCTCATCACCTTTTTGTGTTACTTG GTCCGGTCAATGAGTCGAAGAATCAGCTACCGGATATTCTTTGTGTCATCCAG GTCTGTCTTGAAGGAAAAATATCTAAGGCTTCTGCCATGAGAAGTTTAAGTGCTGGCCATCAGCCTCACGGAGACCAAATTCCATGGAAATTTTGTGAACAGTTTCGAGATAAAGACTTCCCAAGTCTGTCTGGTGCTAGAATTGTGCGTATTGCAACACATCCAAATGCAATGAAG CTTGGATATGGTTCGGCTGCCATTGAATTGCTGTCAAG GTACTTTGAGGGCCAATTCACTCTCATCTCTGAAGAAGATGTCAAGAATGATCCAAAATCTACACATCTCAAAATTACTGAAGCGGCTGAGGAA GTTTCATTGCGTGAAGAAAATATAAAGCCCCGGTCAGACCTTcctcctctacttgtacatctTCGTGAAAGACGGCCCGAGAAGCTTCATTATCTGGGTGTCTCGTTTGGGCTTACTTTGGACCTATTTCGCTTCTGGAGAAAACAAAATTTTGCTCCATTTTACATATGTGAAATTCCA AATTCTGTTACCGGTGAGCATACATGTATGATGTTGAAACCATTAGACAACGATGAAATTGAAGTTAACGGATCAGATAAATTGGGATTTTTCGGTCCTTTCTATCGAG CTTTTAGGTCAGCCTTTGCTAGGCTTTTGTGTACACCAACATTCAATACAATGGAATATAAGCTTGCAATGAG taTCTTGGATCCAAAACTCAGCTTTGCAGATGTTGATCCTTCATCAACTCTTTCACATAGTATGTATGATGATATCATTAAGTCTCCAATCAGTATGAATAGATTAGAAGCTTATGTCACCAACCTGGTTGATTATCACCTG ATTTCAGATCTTAAACTGCCACTTGCATACCTCTACTTCCATGAGAAGCTTCCAGTTACATTATCATATGCCCAAGCCTCTGTGTTACTATGCATGGGCTTGCAGAACCAAGATGTTTCTTATGCTGAg GGAATGATGAAGTTGGAAAGACAACAAATATTATCATTCTACATGAAAGTCATGAAAAAGTTCCACAAGTATTTGGATTCAGTAACATCTAAACAGTTTACAGATACGTTGCCCCCTGTCAAAGAA GTTGAGTTGAAGCCACACTCGGTTTCAGTGGATGAGGATCTTGATGAAGCTGCAAAGGAAGTCAAG GATGACTTGAAAGCAAAAAGGGGCAGTGTAGTGAATCCGGACTTCCTTCAGAGGTACGCCATTGCTGACAAGGATTTAGATTTTGAGAGTGCTTTGCAAAATGGCAGTGGGAAGATACCTTCAGGTGTAGTTAGTGTCAAGTCTAGTAAAACCAAGGCAGAGAAGTACGGGAAGCCAAAAGAGaagagtaaaaataaaataagcaaGGATGGAagttcttccaaatcatcaaagaGGAAAAGATAA